In Aequorivita sp. H23M31, a single window of DNA contains:
- a CDS encoding isoaspartyl peptidase/L-asparaginase family protein: MKRRKFIQNASLSTLGIAVGSTLFASEKKLPILDNNSETGKDNYPLVIATWNVKESTQAAWETLQQGKSALDAIEQGCRIEEANAEGQSVGIGGLPDRDGNVTLDACIMDSKGNYGAVVYLQNILHPISVARKVMEDTPHVILAGKGAEKFAISEGFKPVDLLTEKSKKDWEEWKKTSKYKPIINIENHDTIGMLAIDKNGDIAGGCTTSGLAYKMAGRVGDSPIIGAGLFIDNEVGGATATGLGEEVLKTVGSFLIVELMRQGKSPQEACEEAIGRIIHKNPDYKDFQVGYIAVNKRGETGFYSIHDGFSVTKFQNDNNENIPSDFYDKK, from the coding sequence ATGAAACGTAGAAAATTTATACAAAACGCATCGCTTTCAACATTGGGAATCGCAGTGGGCAGCACACTCTTTGCATCGGAGAAAAAACTTCCCATTCTCGATAATAATTCTGAAACAGGCAAGGACAATTACCCTTTGGTTATTGCCACATGGAACGTAAAAGAAAGCACACAAGCCGCTTGGGAAACACTTCAACAAGGAAAGTCGGCCCTTGACGCCATAGAGCAAGGTTGTAGAATAGAAGAAGCCAATGCCGAGGGACAATCGGTTGGTATTGGTGGCCTGCCAGACAGAGATGGCAACGTAACCTTGGATGCCTGCATTATGGACAGCAAGGGGAATTATGGAGCTGTGGTTTATCTGCAGAATATTCTACATCCCATTTCAGTGGCGAGGAAAGTAATGGAAGATACGCCCCACGTGATTTTGGCTGGGAAAGGTGCGGAAAAATTCGCAATCTCCGAAGGTTTTAAACCTGTTGATCTGCTAACAGAAAAATCTAAAAAAGATTGGGAGGAGTGGAAAAAAACTTCCAAATACAAACCCATTATCAATATTGAAAACCACGATACAATTGGGATGTTGGCGATTGATAAAAATGGAGATATCGCCGGCGGTTGTACCACTAGCGGATTGGCTTACAAAATGGCAGGCCGTGTGGGAGATTCTCCAATTATTGGTGCGGGATTATTTATCGATAACGAAGTGGGCGGTGCAACCGCAACTGGCTTGGGAGAAGAAGTTCTAAAAACCGTGGGTAGTTTTTTAATTGTAGAATTGATGCGCCAGGGCAAAAGTCCGCAGGAAGCGTGTGAGGAAGCTATTGGAAGAATCATCCATAAGAATCCAGATTATAAAGATTTTCAGGTGGGATATATTGCCGTAAATAAAAGAGGCGAAACTGGGTTTTACTCAATCCACGATGGTTTTTCAGTTACAAAATTTCAAAACGACAATAACGAGAATATTCCTTCAGATTTCTATGATAAAAAATAA
- a CDS encoding GH92 family glycosyl hydrolase, with protein sequence MRKQLFLLPVLLITAFFQPSFLAFSQKPSSSKKLISFVNPFIGTGGHGHTYPGATMPFGMMQLSPDSRLDGWDGCSGYHYSDEYIYGFSHTHLSGTGVSDYGDVLLMPTNAVIFNNGADEKPGYRAHFSHKNELASPGYYKVLLDDTNIEVELTVSERSGTHRYTFPKNSKQIIILDLEHRDQVLSAEIKTASNIEISGHRHSKAWAENQMLFYNLQFSRPYKKVEFYTNSEGKKHKAAFEFDPSQGNRVEVKVGISAVDEAGAKMNLETEIGNKSFEQIKANAEEIWEKQLQKISIETEDKNQKTVFYTALYHTMIAPNLYQDVDGRYRGMDLKVHQTDNFENYTVFSLWDTYRAAHPLYTIIEKDRTNEFIKSLLAKHDEGGILPIWPLAANYTGCMIGYHAVPVIADAYLKGIRGYDVDKAYQAMKHSATQDKLGLKSYKEFGFIPGEDESESVSKTLEYAYDDWTIAEMAKAMGKTEDYKLYTERAQYYKNVYDPATKFMRGRFRNTWFAPFDPYEVNFNYTEANSWQYSFYAPQDLSGLINLMGGKKKFETQLDELFTAETETSGRQQVDITGLIGQYAHGNEPSHHMAYLYNFVNKPAKTQERIHEIMTTQYHNAPDGISGNEDCGQMSAWYIFSAMGFYPVTPASNEYIIGTPLFEKSVINLEDGKKFEVIAKNISDKNIYIASASLNGKPLNRSYLYHNEIMEGGKLVFSMTDQPSKWATKDSEIPKTEIKEHLIVTAPFISKGEVAFKNKTEVLLGVAEGNPEIYFSLNNSEFKKYDQPFTLSEEAVLKTYAQKDEKKSPIITTHFYKIDPNLSIKLETEYANQYNGGGANALIDGIHGANDFRTGTWQGYHDVDLKATVNLGSKKEVKTVTVNFLQDQRSWIFYPTEVTCWASVDGKNFTEISTQAIESAKPSEEVEIETVSFDVSKDVQYVKIQAKNLGDLPEGHLGYGGKAWIFVDEIEIK encoded by the coding sequence ATGAGAAAACAACTATTTTTACTTCCAGTTTTACTGATTACGGCTTTTTTTCAGCCATCGTTTTTGGCATTCTCCCAAAAACCATCTTCAAGTAAAAAACTAATTTCATTTGTAAATCCATTTATCGGTACCGGAGGCCATGGCCATACCTATCCAGGAGCCACTATGCCCTTTGGAATGATGCAGTTAAGTCCTGATAGCCGCTTGGATGGCTGGGATGGCTGTAGTGGATATCATTATTCCGATGAATATATTTATGGTTTTTCACATACCCACCTCAGCGGTACGGGCGTAAGCGACTATGGCGATGTGCTCTTAATGCCCACTAACGCCGTAATTTTCAATAATGGCGCTGATGAAAAGCCAGGCTACCGGGCCCACTTTTCACATAAAAATGAACTTGCTTCTCCTGGTTACTATAAGGTTCTTTTAGATGATACCAACATTGAAGTGGAACTGACGGTTTCGGAAAGAAGCGGAACGCATCGTTATACTTTTCCGAAGAATTCCAAACAAATAATTATTCTTGATCTCGAGCATAGGGATCAGGTGTTAAGTGCAGAAATTAAAACAGCTTCAAACATCGAGATTTCTGGTCATCGTCATTCCAAGGCGTGGGCAGAAAATCAAATGCTGTTCTACAACCTCCAATTTTCAAGACCGTATAAAAAGGTGGAATTCTATACCAATTCCGAAGGAAAGAAGCATAAAGCCGCTTTCGAATTCGACCCTTCGCAAGGGAACCGTGTGGAAGTAAAAGTAGGAATTTCGGCAGTAGATGAGGCTGGCGCAAAAATGAACTTGGAAACTGAAATTGGAAATAAATCCTTTGAACAAATTAAAGCAAATGCTGAAGAAATTTGGGAGAAACAACTTCAAAAAATCTCAATAGAAACTGAAGATAAAAATCAAAAAACCGTTTTTTATACTGCTCTTTACCATACAATGATCGCTCCAAATCTATATCAAGATGTTGATGGTCGCTACCGGGGAATGGATTTAAAAGTACATCAAACCGACAATTTTGAGAATTATACGGTGTTTTCTCTTTGGGATACCTACCGTGCGGCACATCCACTTTATACAATCATTGAAAAGGACAGGACCAATGAATTTATAAAATCTCTCTTGGCAAAGCACGACGAAGGTGGAATTCTACCGATCTGGCCGTTGGCAGCCAATTATACAGGCTGCATGATTGGTTATCACGCCGTGCCTGTAATAGCTGATGCTTATCTAAAGGGAATCCGCGGTTACGATGTGGATAAGGCCTACCAAGCTATGAAACACAGTGCCACACAAGATAAATTAGGCCTTAAAAGTTATAAGGAATTTGGTTTCATTCCTGGGGAAGATGAAAGCGAATCGGTTTCAAAAACTTTAGAATACGCCTACGACGATTGGACAATCGCTGAAATGGCGAAAGCAATGGGTAAAACCGAGGATTATAAACTTTACACGGAAAGAGCACAGTATTATAAGAACGTTTACGACCCAGCAACTAAGTTTATGCGCGGCCGATTCAGAAATACTTGGTTCGCGCCTTTTGATCCCTATGAAGTTAATTTCAATTACACCGAAGCCAATTCGTGGCAGTATAGCTTTTATGCTCCGCAGGACCTTTCGGGGTTAATTAACCTAATGGGCGGAAAAAAGAAATTTGAAACCCAACTCGATGAACTTTTCACTGCGGAAACAGAAACATCTGGACGCCAACAAGTGGATATTACTGGATTAATCGGTCAGTACGCGCATGGAAATGAGCCCAGCCACCATATGGCATATCTATATAATTTTGTCAACAAACCTGCAAAAACCCAGGAACGTATTCATGAAATTATGACCACCCAATATCACAATGCACCCGATGGTATTTCCGGTAACGAGGACTGTGGACAGATGAGTGCTTGGTATATTTTCAGCGCAATGGGCTTTTATCCTGTTACTCCCGCAAGCAATGAATACATTATAGGAACTCCCTTATTCGAGAAGAGCGTAATCAATCTGGAAGATGGGAAAAAATTCGAGGTGATAGCTAAAAACATTTCCGATAAAAATATTTACATCGCTTCCGCTAGCTTAAATGGTAAGCCATTAAACAGAAGTTATTTGTACCACAACGAAATAATGGAGGGAGGAAAATTGGTTTTTTCAATGACCGATCAACCATCTAAGTGGGCAACCAAAGACAGCGAGATTCCAAAAACTGAAATCAAAGAACACTTGATTGTAACTGCTCCCTTTATTTCAAAAGGAGAAGTAGCCTTTAAAAACAAGACAGAAGTTTTATTGGGAGTAGCTGAGGGAAATCCGGAAATTTATTTTTCCTTAAATAATTCCGAATTCAAAAAATACGATCAACCATTTACACTTTCGGAAGAAGCCGTTCTGAAAACATATGCGCAGAAAGATGAAAAAAAGAGTCCGATTATAACTACTCATTTCTATAAAATAGATCCTAACCTTAGTATAAAACTGGAAACCGAATACGCCAACCAGTACAATGGCGGTGGTGCAAATGCATTAATTGACGGGATTCACGGCGCAAACGATTTCCGAACCGGAACTTGGCAAGGTTATCACGATGTGGATTTAAAAGCTACTGTAAATTTAGGTTCCAAAAAAGAAGTGAAAACGGTAACAGTGAATTTCCTTCAGGACCAACGTTCGTGGATTTTTTATCCTACTGAAGTAACCTGTTGGGCGTCTGTCGATGGAAAAAATTTCACTGAAATATCCACGCAAGCAATTGAGTCTGCAAAACCTTCGGAAGAAGTTGAAATTGAAACTGTTTCATTCGATGTATCAAAGGATGTTCAGTATGTTAAGATCCAAGCAAAAAATTTGGGTGATTTACCTGAAGGACATTTGGGTTACGGTGGAAAAGCTTGGATTTTTGTGGATGAGATCGAGATAAAGTGA
- a CDS encoding PIN domain-containing protein — MKLDEIIRERGIDNCFISELTVFELKYGAENSDNPKKSHKAVDNFVKGLSVIPIYGIVERYAEEKVRLRKNGTPMNDEFDLIIGVTAIVNDLTLVTDNIKDFKHLNKLNVENWFVRK; from the coding sequence TTGAAATTAGACGAAATAATCAGAGAAAGGGGAATTGACAATTGTTTTATTTCAGAGCTAACTGTGTTCGAATTGAAATATGGTGCGGAAAATAGCGATAACCCAAAAAAATCCCATAAAGCTGTTGACAACTTTGTAAAAGGATTATCAGTAATACCCATTTATGGAATTGTGGAAAGATACGCCGAAGAAAAAGTAAGATTAAGAAAAAATGGAACGCCAATGAATGACGAATTTGACTTAATAATTGGTGTTACTGCAATTGTAAATGATTTAACATTAGTTACCGACAATATCAAAGATTTCAAACATCTAAACAAATTAAACGTTGAAAATTGGTTTGTGAGGAAGTAA
- a CDS encoding metallophosphoesterase, producing MRWVIFIAVYILVDIYSFQAIRALTKSSWVPWLYFLISAAVLAGLFYELSFMGTGKMMQPPKLYFFGIFLAVFIPKLILIIFMFGEDIGRFFVGLFMKVAGSRDTAFMGSRRKFVSTIALGIAAIPFASLIYGMVQGKYNYKVLRYVLEFDDLPDAFDGYTLTQLSDIHCGSFDNKHKVEYAVNLANEQKSDVILFTGDLVNNIADEIEKWKPTFSKLKARDGVFSVLGNHDYGDYMKWNSQTEKKENLDRLKDIQREMGWDLLLNENRYIKRKDQKIALVGVENWGDHGFIKAGDLDKASEGIAQSDFKILMSHDPSHWQEKVKNDPRNFHLTLSGHTHGMQFGVEIPGVVKWSPIQYRYKNWAGVYEEFGRYINVNRGFGYLGYPGRVGIWPEITVIQLKKRQHTV from the coding sequence ATGCGTTGGGTTATTTTTATTGCCGTTTATATTCTTGTTGACATTTACTCTTTTCAAGCTATTAGAGCGCTCACCAAAAGTTCGTGGGTTCCGTGGCTTTATTTTCTTATCTCGGCTGCTGTCCTGGCGGGTCTTTTTTATGAACTTTCCTTTATGGGAACCGGTAAAATGATGCAACCCCCAAAGTTGTACTTCTTTGGGATATTCCTTGCCGTTTTTATACCCAAATTAATCCTGATCATTTTTATGTTCGGGGAGGATATAGGACGTTTTTTCGTGGGTCTTTTTATGAAAGTGGCGGGAAGTCGGGATACAGCTTTTATGGGCTCTCGCAGAAAATTTGTTAGCACCATCGCCTTGGGAATAGCCGCAATACCTTTCGCATCCTTGATTTATGGAATGGTACAGGGAAAATATAATTATAAGGTTTTAAGATACGTCTTGGAATTTGATGACTTGCCAGATGCCTTCGATGGTTATACCCTTACACAACTGAGTGATATACATTGTGGCAGTTTTGATAACAAGCACAAGGTGGAGTATGCTGTAAACTTGGCGAACGAGCAGAAAAGTGATGTGATTTTATTTACCGGCGATTTAGTGAACAATATTGCCGATGAAATTGAAAAGTGGAAGCCTACATTCTCTAAATTGAAAGCCAGGGATGGAGTTTTTTCTGTTTTGGGAAATCACGATTATGGTGACTATATGAAATGGAATTCCCAAACTGAAAAAAAGGAAAACCTAGATAGATTAAAGGATATTCAACGAGAAATGGGTTGGGATTTGCTGCTGAATGAAAATAGATATATAAAAAGAAAGGATCAAAAAATAGCATTGGTAGGAGTAGAAAACTGGGGAGATCATGGATTTATTAAAGCCGGTGATCTTGATAAGGCCAGTGAAGGAATTGCCCAATCCGATTTTAAAATATTGATGAGCCACGATCCCTCGCACTGGCAAGAAAAGGTAAAAAATGATCCCCGTAATTTTCATCTTACCCTTAGCGGTCATACCCACGGGATGCAATTTGGGGTGGAAATTCCAGGAGTAGTGAAATGGAGTCCCATTCAATATAGATATAAAAACTGGGCTGGTGTCTATGAAGAGTTCGGAAGATATATTAACGTAAACCGAGGATTTGGATATCTGGGCTATCCTGGAAGGGTTGGAATTTGGCCCGAGATTACCGTTATACAACTTAAAAAGAGACAGCATACAGTATAA
- a CDS encoding glycosyltransferase family 117 protein, whose translation MGSFNFIKWNKITGWVVFAIALTTYWLTVEPTASFWDAGEYITTSSNLEVGHPPGAPLYQLIGAVFSIFAPDASYIALAVNLMSVFASAFAILFMFWSLTILLTNLISKHQEINKINAIAILGSSAIGALAFSFTDSFWFNAVEAEVYAMAACLMSIMFYCGLRWEREMLEPRGNRWAVLIAFIIGLSFGVHFMALLTIPAIGFLYFFKHTETVNIKNFIVANFVTVAILLFIFIFLLPMSMKFFSGAEVFFINSVGLPFNSGTIIAALIFIVLFYYLLRLTLKRDYVKLNTLVLCILFVFIGFSSWLMLPIRANAGTVINENNPDNARELLAYYNREQYPETHLLYGPNFTESYVGLDEDNPYKDDKPNYEKDEATGKYVIVNNYKNASQNTEDAQKGFLPRMWSTEHAANYMEFTGGLEFSVKSDYLDEPRLVEEVNKFKQAYRQGLVDTADYDKFLKNFGQYLNIERPTFFQNMKFMFEFQFGYMYWRYLMWNFTGRQDDIQGRYDDLHGNWISGIKFIDELRLGNQDNLPSDMKNNKARNTYFFLPLILGIIGIVFHYKNDKKSFWVLLVFFLFTGLALKVYLNERPFEPRERDYALVGSFYVFAMWIGYGVYALFDLMKGYLKPKIALPVVLVATALAAPILLATQNWDDHDRSNRYTAQAMGKMYLDSCDENGILFTIGDNDTFALWYAQNVEGYRQDVRIVNTSLFQTDWYIDDMKKKAFTSDPIPSQLTHNKYRWGTRDFLVFQQTSKDTVDIKTWMNFVANDTPSTQMELPSGQIVNTFPSKVIRIPVDKESVLKHGIVNPKDADKIVSDIYITLKSDIIYKNRMMMLDIIANNNWERPIYFSGGSFGDDDYLWMKDYLQLDGVVYKLVPIKTPVNKKNPFDMGRVDTDKMYDIVMNWDWGNNGNPDIYHDTETRKNGITYRSNLARLAESLINEGQDEKAEKILDLAMEKMPVEYFEYYSLLEPYVLGYYELDKVEKARKVYEEVTKMYQEHLIYYNSLKFNRQRNIAQDIISDMERYRSLVKIVVIYDDEEFGRAEAKKFNDYLKMFRHFYSPDEEMDVDKNIPKDSSIEMQFDSTLFEKIEQNPVHSQENSPIIDK comes from the coding sequence ATGGGATCCTTCAATTTTATAAAATGGAATAAAATCACCGGCTGGGTAGTCTTTGCCATTGCATTGACAACCTACTGGCTGACAGTAGAGCCAACTGCCAGTTTTTGGGATGCGGGTGAATATATAACTACTTCCAGTAATTTGGAGGTAGGGCATCCTCCAGGAGCACCTTTATACCAGTTGATTGGAGCCGTTTTCTCTATTTTCGCACCTGATGCCTCCTATATCGCCCTCGCCGTAAACTTGATGTCGGTATTCGCAAGTGCATTCGCCATCTTGTTTATGTTCTGGTCCCTGACAATCCTGCTAACAAATCTAATTTCAAAGCATCAGGAAATCAATAAAATAAATGCTATTGCAATCTTGGGAAGCTCCGCCATTGGCGCCCTGGCTTTCTCGTTTACCGATAGTTTTTGGTTTAATGCGGTAGAAGCCGAAGTGTATGCAATGGCAGCGTGCCTGATGTCCATTATGTTCTATTGCGGATTACGATGGGAACGTGAAATGCTCGAACCCCGTGGAAATCGCTGGGCTGTTCTTATCGCATTTATCATCGGACTTTCATTTGGAGTACACTTTATGGCTCTGCTTACCATTCCGGCTATCGGATTCCTATATTTCTTTAAACACACCGAAACAGTAAACATTAAAAACTTTATCGTCGCAAATTTTGTGACTGTTGCTATTCTCCTCTTCATTTTCATCTTTTTATTACCGATGTCTATGAAGTTCTTTAGTGGCGCCGAGGTTTTCTTTATCAATTCGGTGGGACTTCCTTTTAACAGCGGGACTATAATTGCAGCATTGATCTTTATTGTTCTTTTTTACTATCTGTTACGCCTTACTCTGAAACGAGATTATGTGAAACTGAACACTCTGGTTTTGTGTATTTTGTTCGTTTTTATTGGGTTTTCAAGTTGGTTGATGCTTCCGATCCGAGCGAATGCTGGTACTGTGATAAATGAAAACAATCCGGACAACGCGAGGGAGTTATTGGCTTATTATAACCGTGAACAATATCCCGAAACGCATCTTCTTTATGGCCCCAATTTTACGGAATCGTATGTAGGATTGGATGAGGACAATCCTTATAAGGATGATAAACCCAACTATGAAAAGGACGAGGCCACGGGCAAATATGTGATTGTAAATAATTACAAAAACGCCAGCCAAAATACTGAGGACGCGCAAAAAGGATTTTTGCCCCGAATGTGGAGTACAGAACACGCCGCCAACTATATGGAATTTACCGGCGGATTGGAATTCTCGGTAAAAAGTGATTACTTGGATGAACCGAGATTGGTGGAAGAAGTCAACAAGTTTAAACAGGCCTACAGGCAAGGATTAGTTGATACGGCAGACTATGATAAATTCCTCAAAAATTTCGGCCAATACCTAAATATTGAAAGACCTACATTTTTCCAAAATATGAAATTCATGTTTGAATTTCAGTTTGGATATATGTACTGGCGCTATTTGATGTGGAATTTTACCGGGAGACAGGATGACATTCAAGGCCGTTATGATGATTTGCACGGAAACTGGATCAGCGGTATAAAATTTATCGATGAGCTCCGACTTGGTAATCAGGATAATCTGCCCAGCGATATGAAAAATAACAAGGCACGGAATACCTATTTTTTCCTCCCTCTTATTCTAGGTATTATCGGCATTGTATTTCATTATAAGAACGACAAAAAGAGTTTTTGGGTGCTTTTGGTGTTTTTCCTTTTTACAGGTTTGGCATTAAAAGTTTATCTAAATGAAAGACCTTTTGAGCCCAGAGAGCGGGATTATGCTCTGGTTGGTAGCTTTTATGTGTTCGCTATGTGGATAGGGTATGGAGTTTATGCACTATTTGATTTGATGAAGGGTTACTTAAAACCTAAAATTGCCTTACCGGTGGTTCTCGTAGCCACTGCTCTTGCAGCACCTATTCTTTTGGCAACCCAAAATTGGGATGATCACGACCGAAGCAATAGATATACTGCCCAAGCTATGGGAAAAATGTATTTGGATTCATGTGATGAAAACGGAATATTGTTCACTATTGGCGACAATGACACTTTCGCTTTGTGGTATGCGCAAAACGTAGAAGGATATCGACAAGATGTTCGTATCGTAAATACAAGTCTCTTCCAAACGGACTGGTATATTGACGATATGAAGAAGAAAGCCTTTACGAGCGATCCCATTCCCTCACAATTGACCCACAACAAATACCGTTGGGGAACGCGGGATTTCTTGGTTTTCCAACAAACCTCAAAAGATACAGTTGATATAAAAACTTGGATGAACTTTGTTGCCAACGATACTCCATCTACCCAAATGGAACTTCCAAGTGGGCAGATTGTAAATACTTTCCCTTCCAAAGTGATTCGGATTCCGGTGGATAAAGAAAGCGTATTAAAACACGGAATTGTCAATCCAAAAGATGCAGACAAGATCGTCAGTGATATTTATATTACGCTAAAAAGCGATATCATCTATAAAAACCGAATGATGATGTTGGATATTATCGCAAACAATAATTGGGAGCGACCTATATATTTCAGCGGAGGTAGTTTTGGCGACGATGATTATTTATGGATGAAGGATTATCTGCAACTCGATGGCGTAGTTTATAAACTTGTACCCATTAAAACTCCGGTAAACAAGAAAAATCCTTTCGATATGGGAAGGGTGGATACCGACAAGATGTACGATATCGTAATGAATTGGGACTGGGGCAATAATGGCAATCCGGATATCTATCACGATACCGAAACACGAAAAAATGGTATAACCTACAGAAGCAATTTAGCGCGTTTGGCAGAGTCTCTTATAAATGAAGGACAAGATGAAAAAGCTGAAAAAATCCTTGATCTGGCAATGGAAAAAATGCCCGTGGAATATTTTGAATATTACTCGTTACTAGAACCTTATGTTTTGGGTTACTATGAGTTGGATAAGGTTGAAAAGGCAAGAAAAGTTTATGAGGAAGTCACCAAAATGTACCAAGAACATCTCATTTATTACAACAGCCTAAAATTTAATAGACAGCGGAATATTGCGCAGGATATAATAAGCGATATGGAGCGATATCGAAGTTTGGTGAAAATTGTTGTAATTTATGATGATGAGGAATTTGGCCGTGCCGAAGCCAAGAAATTTAATGACTATTTAAAAATGTTCCGTCACTTCTATTCTCCTGATGAGGAAATGGATGTGGACAAAAATATTCCAAAAGATTCTTCCATCGAAATGCAGTTTGACTCCACCCTATTTGAAAAAATTGAACAAAATCCGGTACATAGTCAAGAGAATTCTCCTATAATTGACAAATAG
- a CDS encoding polysaccharide deacetylase family protein, which produces MDLRIARIPKFVQLLFPERIWTIPNDKDCVYLTFDDGPNPEVTPWVLEELKKHCAKATFFCIGKNVGKRPEIFQQILSEGHSVGNHTFDHLNGWKTKTSEYIENVEKAESRMVNNSEFEILNSELFRPPYGRLASKQAKLLKKKGYKIIMWSIISFDYDAKLSKEKCLQNVLKNLKPGSIVVFHDSLKAEKNLRYALPKTLEFIAKKGWKCSSIQNSEF; this is translated from the coding sequence GTGGACCTGAGAATTGCAAGAATACCCAAATTCGTTCAGCTTCTTTTTCCTGAACGAATTTGGACTATTCCAAATGATAAAGATTGTGTTTATCTCACTTTTGATGACGGTCCCAATCCTGAAGTTACTCCCTGGGTACTGGAGGAATTAAAAAAACATTGCGCAAAAGCCACTTTTTTTTGTATTGGTAAAAATGTAGGGAAAAGGCCGGAAATATTTCAACAGATTCTTTCTGAAGGCCATTCCGTGGGAAACCATACATTCGACCATTTGAATGGATGGAAAACCAAAACTTCGGAATATATTGAGAATGTGGAAAAGGCTGAAAGTCGGATGGTGAATAATTCAGAATTCGAAATTCTGAATTCTGAATTATTTCGTCCGCCTTATGGACGGCTTGCCTCAAAACAGGCAAAACTATTGAAGAAGAAAGGTTATAAAATAATAATGTGGAGCATCATCAGTTTCGATTATGATGCCAAGCTTTCAAAAGAGAAATGTCTTCAAAACGTTCTGAAGAATCTAAAACCAGGTAGTATTGTCGTTTTTCACGATAGTTTAAAAGCAGAAAAGAATCTTCGTTACGCCCTTCCGAAGACGTTAGAATTCATTGCAAAAAAAGGCTGGAAATGTTCATCAATTCAAAATTCTGAATTCTGA
- a CDS encoding thioredoxin family protein, with translation MSKFGELIDTRVPVLLNFYSETDKVCQEMSPILREVATTLGDTGRVIKIDVDKNKELAEALRVRDIPTFIIYKNGEMKWRQSGEQDSRTLVDLVNEYL, from the coding sequence ATGTCAAAATTTGGAGAATTAATTGATACCCGTGTACCCGTATTGTTGAATTTTTATTCTGAAACCGATAAGGTCTGCCAGGAAATGAGTCCAATTCTGCGTGAAGTTGCCACCACTCTTGGTGATACAGGTAGGGTGATAAAAATTGATGTGGATAAAAACAAAGAACTGGCAGAAGCGCTACGTGTCCGAGATATCCCTACCTTCATTATTTATAAAAATGGAGAAATGAAATGGCGCCAAAGTGGGGAGCAGGATTCCCGTACCTTAGTGGATCTTGTGAATGAATATCTTTAA